In Haladaptatus cibarius D43, the sequence GTATTCTCGCCCCAACCGCTCTCCGGCGTGAGAAATTCACCGGATTCCGGCGGGTCGGCATCGAGATATTCGATGATGGTCTCGATACCGATTCGGTATCGCGTCTCTCGAACCGGGCGTTTTGCGTCGGGAAAAAACGGCGAGACTTCGTCCAGCATGATTGCTACGACCTCCGAAATCAGGTCGTCATCGACCGCGGGTGAATGGTTCACGTAGAACTCCGCGAAGTCGTGAAACAGGTTTCCTTCGCGGAAATAGATTTTGTCCGGCGATTCGAGGGCGGTGCGGAAGAAGTAATCCCGCGGGCAAGCGACGAAGGAGTTCAAACTCGATTGGCTGATGGCGTCCGTCGATTCAGCGATTTCATCGGAAACGGAAATCGGTTCGTGCTCGAAACCGACTTTGTGGGTTCGGTAGGGCCGCGAATGAGCCACCGATTCCAAATCGCTGAATCGGTCGAAATCCGCGTCTAACAGTTCTTCGAAGTAGAGACACGGCGTAACCGGGCGTCCACCGCTTTCGTCCAGCACGAGGGAATACCGTTCGACCCCGTTCTGAAGCAGGAGTTGGAACTGTCGAAGATTTCTGTCGAACTGCCGTTCCGAATCAGTCCACGGCCAGACGGGCGGGGAATGTGTCCAACCCTCGTCCATGCCGAGGTAGAACACGACCGGCCTGTCCACGTAGGCCGCGGATTTCGCGCTGGCCAGCAGAACGCCGTTTTCGTCTCGGTCTACCGGAACGTCGAACGACTGAAGGTAAAATTCGAGGTCGTCCACAGCCGTTTCCGTGACCTGTTTCCCGGCGATACCGAGCGTTCCGAGTTCTCGCCGGAACTCCGGAAGGGACACGCCAGCGCGGGATTCGAACCGTTTCAGTGCGGAAGCGAACGTCTCGTCCTCGATTCCGTCGCGGAACGACTGAAGCCATTCGACCGACGAAGCAGAAAGTGCCGAAAGCCGCTTTTCGTCGTGTTCGACGGCCGGATTCTCGCCGAGCGCGGTCAGCACGGGGCGGACGTCTCGAACACGCAGGTCGCTTCCGGCGAAACCGGCGCGAAGGAGCGACAGGAATGCTCGATTCGCCGATTCGTCGGCAAATTGGGGGCCGCCGTGAAACGGGATTTCCGCGGATTCGAGCGCCGATTCCACGAGAGCAGGAAACGAACTGCCGCCGTCCATCACGACAGCGACTTCGTTGGCGTTTTCCGCGGTGATGCTGTCGAAGAGCGTTTCCACGATTGCGCCCTCCGAATCGAAGACACGGAACGGTTCGTGATCGAACGAGGTGTCCGCAAACGCGGAAATCTCGTCGTACTCCGAGGGTAAAACCGAGCGTTCCAGTTCGGAAAACAGTTCCAGCGCGATTACCGCGACCGATTCATCTTCGGATTCGTACTCCGCCAGTCGTCGGTGGCGGGTGTCCGCCTCCTGCGCGATGGCAACTACGGTTGCCATCGCATCCGTGTCGAATCGCTCGTACTCGAAAATCGAATCCAACGACCCGGTTTTCGACCAGCAATTGAGCACTGCCCGGACGAGATAGGATGCGCGTTTCCAGTGCAGTTCGGTTCGGTCGATGACGGCAAGGAACAGTCTTCGGTCGTCGGGTTGCCACTCGCGCCCTGCCGCGAGTCCACGGGGCGTCACCGCGAACGACCCGAGCCGGGGTTCGTCCAGTCGTCGGTTCAACGCCTGTGCAAGCGGCGCGTCTGGAACGACGACGCGGTCGTACCCCCGACAGTCGTCGTAGAGTCGTTCGACCGACTTCGCCTTTTTCAATGACACGACAAGGATGTGGTTGGAGTGGGCGCAAAAACCTACCGACGAGTGGGTTAGAAAATCGGGAACAAAGAAAATAAAATCTCAGAAAACGACGTGACGAAATTCGTGTTTTGGGGCGAACATTCATACTGCTGACAGCGAAATAGAGAAGTATGACTCGATGGTTACGTCTTGGCGGTTGGGCGATCCTCGCACTCGTCCTCCTGTGGCTCGTCGCGGAAATCGTGAGCATCGTCCTCGGCTTCCTGTCGTGGCTCGTCAGCACCGTCCTCACCCTCGTCGTCCTCGCAGTTCTGTTGTATCTGGCGTACATCGTGGTGTCGAATGTGGTCGGCGGGAGCAGCGAGTCAGGTCGGTCACAGTCACGCAAGCGAGAGCGCGAGCGAGAGAAAATATTCGAATAGGGACGACTGCCGACTGTTCGGCAGTCGCCATCGGCGACCGAACCGACGAAGGAAAAGGCCTCCGGCGAATACTGTTTCCCAATGAACATCCAGTTTCTCGGCGGGGCGCGCGAAGTCGGGCGAAGCGCGATTCTCGTCAACGATTCCCTTCTGCTCGATTACGGGATGTTGACGGGAAATCCGCCGCAGTTTCCAGTCGGAAGCGTGAATCCCGACGCTGTCGTCGTCTCACACGGCCACTTAGACCACGTCGGGATTCTTCCCTCCCTACTTTCCGGCGACGACCGTCCGCCGATTCACTGGACGCCGCCCACCCGGGAGTTGGCCCACTTGCTCGCGCGCGACACGCTGAAACTCCACGGTGGGAGCTACGACTGTCCGTTTACGGAAGCCGACCTGAAACGACTCAGGCAGGTGTCGGTTCCGCACGGCTACCGCGAGACGTTCGAAGCGGCAGGTCACAAAATCACGTTTTTCGACGCTGGCCACATCCCCGGAAGCGCGCACGTCCTCGTGGACGACGGCGAGACGAGACTGCTCTACACCGCGGATTTCCACACCGGCAACCAGCGACTCTTGTCGGGAACCACGGCGCGACCCGACGCGGACGTGGTCATCTGCGAAAGCACCTACTCGGACGTGGAACACGACGAGCGCAAGCAGGTCGAAGAGCGATTCGCAGAGAGCGTGAAGACGACGCTCTGGGAGGGCGGAACCGTCGTCGTTCCGGCCTTCGCCATCGGTCGAACGCAGGAGATGTTGCTGGTCTGTGAAGCCCACGACATCGACTGCTACGTCGATGGGATGGGCAAAGAAGTGACACGAATGCTCCGACGAAATACCGACTTCGTCCGGGACGAGGATGCACTCAAACGAGCCGTCTCGAACGCGCGATTCGTGGCGGGAAAAAACGGCCAGCGAAAGCGGATTGCGAGGAAAAACACGGTCATCGTGACGACCTCCGGAATGCTTTCAGGCGGCCCCGCGATGACCTACATTCCGGAAATCCGCGCGAACCCCGTCAACAAAATCACGATGACTGGCTATCAGGTCGAAGGAACGCCCGGCAGGGAACTGCTGGATTCGGGCCGCGGCGAAATCGACGGCCGGGTGATGCCCGTCAGCGCACAGGTGGAGTCCTACGACTTTTCCGCCCACGCAGACCGCGATGGCCTGCTCGACTTTCTGAAATCGTACCGAGATGCGACGGTGTTCGTGAATCACGGCGACAGGTGCGAGGCGTTCGCCGAAGAGTTGCGGGGCAATGGATACGACGCGAGTGCGCCAGAAGTTGGAGAGGAATGGACGAGCGCATGAAACGCTATCCTCCGATGTCACGACCCGACGACGCACCGAAATCGCTGTTCGACGGCGGTCACTTTTGGATTCAAGAGAAGGTGGACGGCACACATCTCCGGTTTCGGCTTCAGGAGTCGGGACTGCTCCAATTTGGCGACCGGAATCGCGTCTACGATGCGGACGCGATTCCGACGCCCTACCAACACGTGGTTCGGCATATTCGAAAAAACCTCGACCGGTCGGCGCTCCGCTCGGCAGTCGAAAACGTCGAATCCGTCGTCTTCTTCGGCGAAGCAATGTATCAGCACATCATCGACTACGACTGGCGTCGAACGCCGTCGTTTCTGGGGTTCGACATTTGGTCGGACAGCAGTGAGCGGTTTCTGTCTCCCGACCGGGTGGAGGCGATTTACGACCGTCTCGGTCTGAATCACGTGAACACGTTCGAAAAGGAGGTTCGGGCGGTTGATTTCGACCCCCATGACTACGAGGTGCCACAGTCGAACTGGTACGACGGGAAAGCGGCGGGTGTCGTCCTCCGGAACAAAACGGGTGGGCGCGTCAAATTACTCGATGGAGATTTTGAAGCGACAAACGAACGAAAAACGAGCGAGAAATCACCGAAAGACTTGGCCCGAGAATGTGCGACTGACCGTCGTTTCGAACGGGTAGCAAACGCGCTGGAATCGAATGGGCAGGCGGTTGCGGTGGATGCTCTGTTCGAACGAACGTTCGAGACAATCGTGCGCGAAGAACACGCCCGCCTGTTCGGCGAGGCGAATGACATCGACGTGCAGGCGTTTCGGTCGGAACTCGCGTCGCTCACCCAGCAGTTCGTCTCCCGTCGCTGAAATAGAACACCGATTTCGCCCCGTCTTATTGTTTCGTTTCCGGCAATCGAACGATGTCTTCCGGATTCTGGTACGCGTAGATGACGATGTCGCCGTGGTGGCGTTGCTCTCGGAGCATTTTTTCGCCCTCCTTTCTATTCACGTCGGTCATGATTTCCAGCGCGGTCAGAATGTCCGTTTGCGCGATTCCTCGTTCTCCCTTCGGAAACTCTTCACCCGCCGACTCCCGGCCGTCAAGCATCACCCGCACGTAGTCGGCCACGTCGCGCGACCCGTCCAATCGTTCGTGCCACGAAAGCGGGTAGATGCTGATGCCGTCGCCGATTCGATAGAACACGTCGTCTGCGACCCACGTCATCGAATCGACGATGCGTCCTTCTAGCAGTTCGTCGGTTCTCTCTCGTTCGTAGCCGAGTGCATCAGCGTAAGCGTGGATGACTGAAAGCGGAACGCCCGGTTCGCCGCGAAGGTGGCGTTCGAGATACGTTACGAAATCTTCGACTCGGTAGTATCGGTCGTGTTTCGCTATGTCATCGACCAATCGTTCGTCAACGAGTGCCATGCAAAACTATTCGAGGGATAACGCGATAACCCTCTGCGGAACCGTTCTGAGAGGTTCCGCGTTAGTGCTACGCCGAACCGTAGCTGCTGTATCGGAAAGTCACTGCAACGCCAACGGCCTGAAAACAGTTATCGGAGCACAAAAGAAAGTCACGGTTGAAATGATTGCGGACACCCTCCAAACACTGCGGTCGTCGCTCCGGCGAATCGACCCGGTTACGGTGAGCTATCTCGGAGTTCTCGGGATTCCGAGTTATTTTGCGGAGTCGCTCGAACCGCTCCGGATATTTATGCTGTTCTGGCTGTTCGGCCTGTGGCCGCTGGTTAGCGTACTGATTCCGACCTCGGACGAGGAATCGCCGGTAGAATTCGACACCGACTGGCGCTGGCGAGGGCGCTTTCTGGCGAGCAACCTTCTCGTAATGGTCAACCCGTTCATCCTCGTGCAGTCGATGGGGCAAATCGTCGGCAACGTCGTCGCGCTTTTTCGGTACCGTGGTCAACCACCAGCACCGGGACGATTCGACCAGCAGACAGAACTCACACTGCCGTTTTCCGGAACGTGGACGGTCGTCAACGGCGGCGTCGAGAAGGAGGATTCCCATTCGTGGAGCATCGTCTCACAGCGATACGCATACGATTTCGTGATTTCGGACGAGGACAGACGCACGCACGATGGTGATGGCGACAGTGCCGACGAGTACTTCTGTTACAGCGAACCGATGCTCGCACCCGCGGACGGAACCGTAGTCGAAACCAAGGACGGTCACCGCGATTCGCCGTATTTTCGAGGGATGCTCGACCCGTTTCAGCGCGACATCAGGGGGAATTACGTCACGATTCGGCACGCGGAAAATGAGTACAGCGTCCTCGCACATCTGGCAGAGGGAAGCGTCGCAGTCGAAGACGGCGAGAAAGTCGAACGCGGCCAGCAAATCGGTCGCTGCGGACACTCGGGAAACTCGACCGAACCACATCTGCATTTTCAACTGCAAGACCGGCAGGATTTCTTTTTCTCGGCAGGACTGCCGATTACGTTCGGTAATCTCGGAATCGAGGACGCCGAAACCGGAGCGAGCGAGCAAAACGAGCCCGCTTCGATTCGAGAGGGTCAGCGCGTGACGACGACCGAATCGACGGATTCCGAAGCTTCAAAACGTCAAATGTGACGAGGACGACGGCATGCCGTCGTCCTCGTCGTCATCGTCTTCGATACCGCCCTCGTGCAGAAAGTCACACGTTCTATCGGTGAGATAGACATCCCCATCTTCGACCGCCACATCGACCGAGAGGAGAGTCGAGCCTTTCGCCTCTCCGTTGTCGCAGTGACCGGAACAACCGTCGAACATCGACCCGTGTTTCGGGCAGATGATGTCGCCGTCGCGCATAGCAGCCCCGAATCCCCGGTCGAGTCGCTGGTCGGTTTCGTGCTGACAGAAGTTTCGCCACGCGGCGATGCAGTCCCCGCCGTTTACCAGAATCACCTCCCCTTTCGACCCGTCGTGTTCGAGAACGGTGAAGAGAAACGAACCGTTTTCGGGGAGTTCGTCAACCGTCGTCAACTGTGTAGCATCGTCCGTGGCGACCATGGATAACCGTTGTTTGCGCGATAGATAAAACGTGCTTCTCCGGAAGAATTAATCGTCGTCCGCGGTCTTCGCTTGCGCGAAATCGTAGGTGACTCCAGTCAAATCAGAAGAAATCTTCCAGAGGCGGTCGGCCATCTGCTCGTCGTACGACCGGTCGCTGGACGGTTGGATTTCGGGCAAACCGCGCATGTTCATCAGTCCACCGGGACCGACGTACTCCCCACCCATGACATCCTCATCGGTCGCGGCGTAAAGCATCGGAAGCGCGCCGCGTTCCGCGCTTTGGGCAAACACTGCGTTCACAAGGCGCATCATCCACAGTCGAAGTCGTGAGCCTTCCTGTTCTGGGCCGCGTCGCTGGAGATTCGTACTCGCATACCCCGGATGGCAGGCGAGGCTCAACACGCCGTCGATACTCGCCTCGTCCAGTCGCCTGTCGAGTTCGTAGGCAAAGAGGACGTTCGCCAGTTTGCTCTGGCCGTAGGCGTCCCATTTGTCGTACTCCTGCTCGCCATGTAAATCCTCGAAGTTGATGTCACCGCGTTCATGGACGCCGCTGCTCTGGGTCACGACGCGCGTCTCCCCCCGCGTTTCGAGCAGTCGGTCGAACAGCAGACCCGTCAGTGCGAAGTGACCGAGATGGTTGACGCCGAACTGCATCTCGTACCCGTCTTCGGTTTCCCGGCGGGGAATTGCCATCACGCCCGCGTTGTTACAGAGGACGTGCAGGTCGTCGTATTCGGCCTCGAAATCGTCGGCGAACGACCGGATAGAGTCCGGGTCTGCAAGGTCAAGTTCGCGCACGTCGAGCGTCGCGTCGGGAATTTCCGTGAGAATACGCCCTTTGACCGTCTTCGCGTGGTTCGTTCGTCGGCAGGCCATGACGACGATTGCGCCCTTTCGAGCCAAGGCGCGGGTCACCTCGTAACCGAGGCCGCTGTTCGCACCCGTGACGACGACGGTCTTTTCGGTCATATCCGGCATTCGTTCGGCAGTCCATCCGGTGTCAGTCATGGAATCGTGTACGATCGCATGGTACAGAAAGCCACTGCCCGATACGGTGGGTCTGAAATTCTTCCCGCGGCCTACACACCTGCACCCGTCGGCGCGTCTGGAAGTTCGACGGGTTCGACCGGAATGCCGAGTTCTTCCAACGCGGCTTCGAGGTGTTCCGCTTTGGCGTAGTCGGAGCCGTCTTCCTCGCGTAGACGTTGGGCGGTAGCCAGCACTTCGGCGCGTCTGTCGTCCGGAATGTCGAACTTGTCGGTCGTCAGTTCGATGGTCAGTCCGTTGTGGTCGCTGGTGTACAGCGAGTAGAAGATGCTCCGGTCGAAGACGTTGTATCGGTGGCCGTTTTCTTCGAGTCCCTGCTTGATTTCCTCCAAGCGTTCCGGTTCGAATCGGAACGCGAGATGGTGAACCGCACCGATTCCGGTTCGCTGTGGCGAGGGATTCGACTGTCGCCCTTCCTCCACGAAGAAGGTGATGACCCGCCCGTCGCCCGTGTCGAAGAACAGGTGCGTGACGTTCGGCGCGTCGAGATTTGGCTGACGGAGGATGAGCGGCATCCCGAGGATGTCGCGGTAGAATTCGACGGTGTCCTCCTCGTTACTTCCGATGAGGGTAACGTGGTCGGTTCCGCTGAGGTGAATCGTGCTGTCCGGGCGGTCTGCCGTGATGGGAATTTCCCCATTTGAGTTCTCGTCTACCATGATTTGGTCGTATCCGTAGATACGAACCGAGCGGCAATATACTCTCGCGGACAGCGACGACACCACGTGACACCGATGCCAGTGGGGCGAAAACTCACCGCAGCGCAACAGACAACCTCACCACTCTTCGACCAACGACCGAATTTCCGGGTCGAGTTCCTCGAACGCCCGCCTGCGACCGTCCCCGTCCGCTCCGGATTTTTTCACGTAGGTTCGTTCTTCGCGGTCGAATATGGCGGATTCGTCCAGTCCGCGCTCTTCCGCTAGTTCTTTGAGCTTTTTGGTGTCGAAGCTTCTCGCCTCGTCGGGGTCGATTCCGGCCCGGTTCAGTTCGGCGCGAATCACTTCCTCGTCTTTTTGATTCCGTCGTCGGGTGGTGTATCGCTTCACCGATCCGTAGTCGGACGAGATTCGTCGGTCGTCTTGGAGAACGTGGAGGAGCGCGTCCCGAACTTCCTTTCGGGCGTCGTCGGCCCCTCTGCTCACGTCGGACAACAGGGTGTAGAGGTTCACCAGTCGGAAGGTGTCCAACTCCGCCAACGAATCGGCGTCGTACTGTCGGACGAGGTCAAGCAGAACGAGCGCGTCCCGAGCGAACCCGAGGTCGAGTTGCGGTATTTCGTCGGGGTCTAGCGTTCGGGTGGGTTTTTGTGTGGGCGTTTGGATGGGTTCGTTTTTCGAGGGAGAGTCGGATTCCACGGATGGCTTGTTTGGGCAATTCTGGTCGTTGGGGGCGTTGGTCGCGCCGTCCTGCTGTCTGCGCTTTTCTCGGATGACGAAATCGCGGGCACCGTCGAAGACGAGGTTGTCCCACGAGTGTCGGTCGTCGTCCGTCGTGCTGATGTGCGCTGCGACGGAGCGGATTGCGTCCTCGTACTCACAGCCCGCCGCCGGGCACGTCGTCGGGTCGTACTCTTCGTCTCGCATAGGTGGTCAGTTGGGGTTCTCGCGGGTTGTTGTGCTGTTAATTCGGCTGTCGCCCCGGTTTCTGCTCGGAGATTTGGCGGCTTCGGTTATAAAATTGCGGCAGTGATGTGGGACGTCTGATGGATAGATTCAGAGGGAGGAATTTGCTGTAGACGGGAGTAGCGAGTGAGGCTTGTCGTAGAGAAGAGCAGTAAGTCAACTTTGTCGTGAGCAAGTCACGACTCCACTGAAAACCGCCACTGCGACGAAATCCAGCGTGTGTTGTCTTGTTTTATGATAGATTTTCGATAGCAAGTCACGGGTCCACTGAAAACCGCCACCACCTCCGCAGGCCACACACCTCCCCAACCGATTCCGTTCCTCGCTTCGCTCCGGTACTCATCCCTCGCGCGAAAACTGGCAGGCCCTCGGGGGTGAACGCCTCAGGCCTGCCGACGCACGCGCCACGGCATTTGCAAAAATAACACAGACCGAAATATTCGAAAGAATAACAGAGGATGAGCGAATAAGGCGGATAACACCCACAGCCAACCATTCCGCAAAAAACTGGGTTAGCAGTTCCTTTTTGCCCCATCGGGACAATCCCCAAGCAATGACTGACGGCTTCGGGGAGGAACCGCCAGCAGACCGGAAATCACCGGTCGGTGAACCCGTCATCCGCGGCGACGAGACGATTACCGGCGAACACGCGAATCAGGCCAAAGCGTTCGATCCGGACGATCCGGACAGCGTCGCGGAAGCCGCCGAAACCGTCCGGGCCTTTGCCGACGGAAGCGCCGGGAGCGAAGACAGCGTCTACATGCTCCGCGGGGCCGCGGCCTGCGCCGCATTGGTTCGAGGCGTCGGGTCGTACAAAGGTGCCGCGGAGGAAGCAGGCGGCGAAACGACGGTTGCCTTCATCCGCAAATGGGCGCGGGTTCACGACCTGCCGCGGTCGATTCGCAGACACGTCGCGCTGGGACAAATCGCGCCGACCGCGGCGAAGCACGTCGCGCGGGTGGGCGGGGACGCCCGATACCAACTCGCGTGGGCCATCCTCGACAACTCGCTGACGGTTCGGGACGTTCGCGCCATCGTCAGCGACATCAACGACGGAACGTCGCCCGAGCGCGCGCTGCGGCGTCACGGGGTGACACTCGGCGAGGTGACGCTCTCGCTTCCGCCGGAGGTGTACCGGGAACTCAGACGGCAGGCCGCGCTGGCAGGCGAAGAACCGGAAGCGGTGGTCGCACGCGCGTTGGAACGCGAACTGGAGTGAGGTGCGAAAAATCCGTTTAGCCGAGGAACTCGCGGGCAGTGTCAACCATCACAGCACCCGCGGTTTCCACGTCCGGCCAGTGAATCGTCTCGTTCGGGAAGTGAGCCTGCTCGATGGTTCCGGGACCGAATATCACGGTCGGAATCTCCGCGTGGACGTAGTGGCGCGAGTCCGCGCCGTAGGTCGCCCCGCGGAGCGTCGTGTTGAGGTCGTCACGGTCGTAGTCGGCCATCGCGGACTGGAGCGCGACGACGACGGGTTCGTCCGCATCCGTCTCCGCGGCCTCGAACTGGATCGAAAATCGTTCGAAAGTCGGCGGGTGTTCGGATAGCCATTCGTTTTCTTCGACCACTTCGGCCAGACGTTCTTCGTAGGCGGCCTCAACTTCGTCAACCGTTTCGCCGGGGGCGACGCCAAGGCGCATTTCGGCAGTCAGGTTCGCCGGGGTGGTGGACGACCACGTTCCGGCTTCGACCGTACCGATGACGATGGGCCACGAGACGGGGAACTCCTCATACAGCGGATGGGTCACCGACTCTCCGCGCTCGGATTCCAGGTCGTAAAAGGCTTCGCGGATTCGCTCGAAATGCGGGAGGACGCTCTCGCCGCGCCAGCGCGTCGCCGCGTGAGCCGAGCGCCCCGTGAGGTGGAGTCGCTTCATGACGCTCCCCTCGGTGGCGATGACGGGGGTGAGGTCGGTCGGTTCCGCGACGATTGCCGCGTCGCGTGAGAAGGGATACGGATTGGAGAGTGCGGCCGCCGCCGCGCCGAGTCCGCCTTCTTCCTCGCCGACGACGCTTTCGACGACGATTCTTCCGTCGAGTTCCCCATCAGCGGTTTCGGCGAGATGCTTCGCCGCGAAGATACAGGTCACGACGCCGGATTTCATGTCCGCCGAACCGCGGGCGGTGAGGTTCTCGCCCGCGTCGTCCCACGTCGGTTCGAAGGGGTCGGTGTCCCACGATTCGCGCGCGACCGGTACCACGTCCATGTGGCCGTTCAGGACGAGCGTCGGCCCGTCGTTCGGATTTCCGAACTCAAGCACGCCCGCCACGCTGGGGCGCTCGGCGAGACTCGGCCCGCCTGCACTGGCTTCAGTGTGTTCGATGTCCGTCGGGTCGTCGGGGAACGACGGATGTTTGGCCAATCGCTCGGCGTCGGCAGTCCACTCGTAGGTTTCGAACCCAAAATCCGCGAGTTTGTCGGCGAGCCATTCCTGTGCGGAGGCTTCCTGCCCGCCCGTCGTGTCGAACGAGCAGAGTCGTTCGGTAACTGTCCGCAGTTCGTTACCCTGCGCATCGATAAACCCTGTCATGATTCGATAGATGCAGGCGGGAGTGTAAACCTTGCCGACCCGATACCGGAAGAGAATGGTAAACGTTTAACCGTCGCAACTCCCACAACTGGATGAGGGCTGGTAGCTCAGTTAGGCAGAGCGTCTGGCTTTTAACCAGACGGCCAGGGGTTCAAATCCCTTCCAGCCCGCTTTTGTGAGGAACGAACGTGGCGAGCAAAGCGGCTCACAGGATTTGAATTAGACCGAGGTTCTGCGCTGGCACAGGTTCTCGGGCGTTGTTCAAATCCCTTCCGGCCCGTATTTCTTGCGGCGAACTTCTTTGTGAGCCGCAAGAATAGTCGATACCCATTCTATACTATTTTCGCAGCTTGTCTACTCGGAAATAACACTGTTGGAAAATGTCACACCACCATTCATTTCTCAACCTATTATGTCGTAAGTAGGGTGGAAACCCCCTCGAAAGGCGATTCCGACGCCGTGGTAGATGGTATCCATAGTATCCCATCACTTAACCATGTCCGGTGCCATTACTGGATGTGAGTGAAGAAACAGAACGTCGAAATCTCCGAATGCCTAACAGCGACGAGATGTTCGGCGTCGTAACAGAACACAACGGCGGGAACCACGTTCGCGTTCGTTGTGAGGACGGAAAAGAACGAATGGGACGGATTCCCGGCCGAATGAAATATCGAACATGGATTAACGAGGGCGACGTCGTCCTCGTCGAGCCGTGGGACTGGCAAGATGAAAAAGCCAACATCGAATGGCGATACACGGGACAGGACGCAGATCAACTTCGACGCGAAGGCCACATCCAGTAATACCCGTTTCTCTAGAACCGAGAACAACTACACTATCCTTATCGAAGTTATCGTCGAGAGTCATCTGGACGATACACACTCCTCCGCGACTTCATTCAGTAGATGTTATACGGTAGCCGAACACAGAACACCGATATGAACCGATTCGTCTCGGATCCGCTCGAACCGTTCGGCATCGTCATGGGCGCACTGCTCGTCCTCATCGGAATCGCAACCCTCGTCGGCACACCATGGGCGAGCAAATCCGGCAGCGCCCTGCTCATGATTGGCCAAATAATCGGCGCGCTCTCCGCAATCGGCATTGGTGCGGCGCTGGCGTGGATTTCTCGGGCGTAAAAAGGCGAGTTTTCGATTGTTAGCCGTCGTTCAGCTACCCTTTGAACGGCAGGAAAGCGAACATAGCCAACAGTATTGCTGCAAGGAAGCTCAAGATAGACACTCCCCAGAGGCCCGCGATACGCTCGTTGAACTCACCGATTTCCGCATTCTGGCTGTTGTACGCATCGACGTTCGACGAAAGGACGACGTTGCCACCCTGACCGTGGGCGACGTAGGTTTGATTGTTCGGACCGAGTTCGGCCGTTCCACCGCTCGAAAGCGAGGTCGTCGTCGTTTTCGGAGCCTCCCACTGTAGGAGCACGGACTCCGCGGAGATGTTCGCTATCGTCGTCGAGTTGTTTTGGTACTGGAAGTTGTTTCCTTGTTGGAGCGTTTGCGTCTCCGGCTCGCCGAACTGCTGTTGCTTGTACTCGTCCACCGGAACGAGCGACTTGTTAGCGCTGTCGTTACTACTCTGGTTGACCACGACGTAGGTCACGTTACCCTGATTGACCGTTTGTGTGTCTTCGCTCAGGTTTTGTACCTCGGTCAACGTGGCTTGGCTCGGGTTCGACTGATTCGGGATGAGGAGTCGGAACGTGGTGTTGTCCTGTTCTACCGTGGTGTTGTTCCCTAACTCAGCCGAGTAGGTTGCGGATTGGTTCGTCCACGCGACTTCCGCAGAACCGTCACCAAGCGACGTGACGTTGTACTGTCGCCCATCGACGTTGAATTTCTGTCCTTGGTTCGAGAGGGTCTGGTCGGGGTTTTCGACCGAAACCGTCGGCTCCTGAGCGACTCCGATGAGTGAGTACGCCCCGGCAGCGATAACCAGAAAGACGGTTACGTAAACGCCCGCTGCTCTTCGTTGCATGTTCTATCTCCAGTCCGCATTGGGCATAATGGTTACTTTTCTCCGTTATACATTCACATAACCAATCTAGAACTAGTTTTTTCGGGTTGAATCCAATATGAAGAACAATATACG encodes:
- the eif1A gene encoding translation initiation factor eIF-1A translates to MSEETERRNLRMPNSDEMFGVVTEHNGGNHVRVRCEDGKERMGRIPGRMKYRTWINEGDVVLVEPWDWQDEKANIEWRYTGQDADQLRREGHIQ
- a CDS encoding VOC family protein, coding for MVDENSNGEIPITADRPDSTIHLSGTDHVTLIGSNEEDTVEFYRDILGMPLILRQPNLDAPNVTHLFFDTGDGRVITFFVEEGRQSNPSPQRTGIGAVHHLAFRFEPERLEEIKQGLEENGHRYNVFDRSIFYSLYTSDHNGLTIELTTDKFDIPDDRRAEVLATAQRLREEDGSDYAKAEHLEAALEELGIPVEPVELPDAPTGAGV
- a CDS encoding DUF7119 family protein yields the protein MTDGFGEEPPADRKSPVGEPVIRGDETITGEHANQAKAFDPDDPDSVAEAAETVRAFADGSAGSEDSVYMLRGAAACAALVRGVGSYKGAAEEAGGETTVAFIRKWARVHDLPRSIRRHVALGQIAPTAAKHVARVGGDARYQLAWAILDNSLTVRDVRAIVSDINDGTSPERALRRHGVTLGEVTLSLPPEVYRELRRQAALAGEEPEAVVARALERELE
- a CDS encoding oxidoreductase — its product is MTDTGWTAERMPDMTEKTVVVTGANSGLGYEVTRALARKGAIVVMACRRTNHAKTVKGRILTEIPDATLDVRELDLADPDSIRSFADDFEAEYDDLHVLCNNAGVMAIPRRETEDGYEMQFGVNHLGHFALTGLLFDRLLETRGETRVVTQSSGVHERGDINFEDLHGEQEYDKWDAYGQSKLANVLFAYELDRRLDEASIDGVLSLACHPGYASTNLQRRGPEQEGSRLRLWMMRLVNAVFAQSAERGALPMLYAATDEDVMGGEYVGPGGLMNMRGLPEIQPSSDRSYDEQMADRLWKISSDLTGVTYDFAQAKTADDD
- a CDS encoding ArgE/DapE family deacylase, whose amino-acid sequence is MTGFIDAQGNELRTVTERLCSFDTTGGQEASAQEWLADKLADFGFETYEWTADAERLAKHPSFPDDPTDIEHTEASAGGPSLAERPSVAGVLEFGNPNDGPTLVLNGHMDVVPVARESWDTDPFEPTWDDAGENLTARGSADMKSGVVTCIFAAKHLAETADGELDGRIVVESVVGEEEGGLGAAAAALSNPYPFSRDAAIVAEPTDLTPVIATEGSVMKRLHLTGRSAHAATRWRGESVLPHFERIREAFYDLESERGESVTHPLYEEFPVSWPIVIGTVEAGTWSSTTPANLTAEMRLGVAPGETVDEVEAAYEERLAEVVEENEWLSEHPPTFERFSIQFEAAETDADEPVVVALQSAMADYDRDDLNTTLRGATYGADSRHYVHAEIPTVIFGPGTIEQAHFPNETIHWPDVETAGAVMVDTAREFLG